In Candidatus Paceibacterota bacterium, the following are encoded in one genomic region:
- the rplF gene encoding 50S ribosomal protein L6: MSRIGKKIITIPANTTVTVDGGRVTIKGPKGELTRTFRDSVEVKVEGNTVILNPKRNDIATRALWGTYASHLINMMEGVTALFTKKLIIEGIGYRAEVAGADLTLIIGFSHPVKVAIPKELKVTSEKGVITIVGADKETVGEFAATIRSWKKPEPYKGKGIRYEGEVIRRKQGKKSV, translated from the coding sequence ATGTCACGAATCGGCAAAAAAATCATCACAATCCCGGCAAACACTACAGTCACTGTGGATGGCGGTCGAGTGACTATCAAAGGTCCAAAAGGCGAGCTGACTCGAACTTTTCGTGACTCTGTAGAGGTAAAAGTAGAGGGTAATACCGTCATTCTCAATCCAAAACGTAACGACATCGCTACGCGGGCTCTTTGGGGGACTTATGCTTCGCACCTTATCAATATGATGGAAGGAGTGACGGCTCTTTTTACAAAGAAACTCATCATTGAGGGTATTGGTTACCGTGCAGAAGTTGCCGGTGCAGACCTCACTCTTATTATTGGCTTTTCTCACCCGGTAAAAGTGGCCATTCCAAAAGAGCTTAAAGTTACTTCAGAAAAAGGCGTCATCACTATTGTTGGTGCAGACAAAGAGACCGTGGGTGAGTTTGCGGCTACTATTCGCTCATGGAAAAAACCAGAGCCCTACAAAGGCAAAGGTATTCGTTACGAGGGTGAAGTAATTCGCCGCAAGCAAGGCAAAAAATCTGTCTAA
- the rplR gene encoding 50S ribosomal protein L18: MINKSKHQQRERRRKRIRAKVAGTAERPRLAIFKSNKAIYAQLINDDAGTTLASATSLAMKGKNKTEQAKMVGVAVAKAAAEKGLKLAVFDRGGFIYTGRVRALAEGAREGGLVF, translated from the coding sequence ATGATTAACAAAAGCAAACATCAGCAACGAGAAAGACGACGCAAGCGCATTCGCGCCAAGGTTGCAGGCACTGCCGAGCGTCCTCGCTTAGCCATCTTTAAATCAAACAAAGCGATCTACGCCCAGCTCATCAACGATGATGCGGGGACTACTCTTGCTTCAGCTACGTCTTTGGCGATGAAGGGTAAAAATAAAACAGAGCAGGCCAAGATGGTGGGCGTTGCCGTAGCGAAAGCGGCCGCGGAGAAAGGTTTGAAATTGGCTGTGTTTGACCGTGGCGGCTTTATTTACACCGGCCGTGTCCGAGCACTTGCAGAAGGGGCTCGTGAAGGCGGACTTGTCTTTTAA
- the rplE gene encoding 50S ribosomal protein L5: MKTQSHTIKDKEKALFDEMKGDFGFKNKMEAPQLVKVVIGSATGSVKDANKKKLIGDRLTKITGQKVAEKAAKKSIATFKVREGDPVGYQVTLRGDRMYSFLDKLVNIALPRTRDFRGLKPEAIDAMGNFTIGVKEHTVFPETSDEELKDVFGFAVTIVTTSKDKKLTRAMLEKLGFLFKK; this comes from the coding sequence ATGAAAACACAATCACACACTATAAAAGATAAAGAAAAAGCTCTTTTTGATGAAATGAAAGGAGATTTTGGTTTTAAAAACAAGATGGAAGCTCCTCAGCTCGTCAAAGTTGTCATTGGTTCGGCCACTGGCTCGGTCAAAGATGCCAACAAGAAGAAACTTATCGGCGACCGTCTTACAAAGATCACTGGTCAGAAAGTGGCTGAGAAAGCCGCCAAAAAATCAATCGCTACCTTCAAGGTGCGAGAAGGCGATCCTGTCGGCTATCAGGTCACTCTCCGTGGTGACCGTATGTATAGCTTTCTTGATAAGCTTGTAAACATTGCTCTCCCTCGTACCCGTGACTTCCGTGGCCTCAAGCCAGAAGCCATTGACGCTATGGGCAACTTTACCATTGGGGTTAAAGAGCACACCGTCTTTCCTGAAACTTCAGATGAAGAGCTCAAAGATGTCTTTGGTTTTGCGGTTACTATCGTAACTACTTCAAAGGATAAAAAACTTACTCGGGCGATGTTGGAGAAGTTGGGTTTTCTTTTCAAAAAATAG
- the rpsQ gene encoding 30S ribosomal protein S17: MKKTATDTDTAAKASKKRVLSGVVTSDKMKDTVVVRISRFVKAPKYGKYIERSKKYKAHNPGNTKKIGDKADIQECAPISKDKRFTVIK; the protein is encoded by the coding sequence ATCAAAAAGACCGCAACTGATACGGATACCGCTGCAAAGGCGAGCAAAAAGCGCGTGCTTTCAGGTGTGGTCACATCAGACAAGATGAAAGATACTGTGGTGGTGAGAATCAGCCGCTTTGTAAAAGCGCCAAAGTATGGTAAATACATAGAGCGCTCAAAGAAATACAAAGCCCACAATCCTGGTAATACCAAGAAAATCGGGGACAAGGCAGATATTCAGGAATGTGCTCCTATTTCAAAGGATAAGCGCTTTACAGTCATCAAATAA
- a CDS encoding uL15 family ribosomal protein, protein MQTHNLKRRFKNKKSTQVGRGGTRGKTSGRGTKGQNARAGRKKRPELRDIIKKIPKLRGRGRNSNLSIQNKPVVVNLDAIERHLKAGVVEVNPTTLVASGLVTFYKGKKPVVKILGTGELTRKIVVTSCAVSASAKAKIEKAGGGVK, encoded by the coding sequence ATGCAGACACACAACCTAAAACGAAGATTTAAAAATAAGAAAAGTACTCAAGTAGGTCGCGGAGGTACTCGGGGTAAAACATCTGGACGAGGAACCAAAGGTCAGAACGCTCGAGCGGGTCGCAAAAAGCGTCCAGAGCTTCGTGATATTATCAAGAAGATTCCAAAATTGCGTGGACGAGGACGCAACTCAAACCTTTCTATTCAAAACAAGCCAGTTGTCGTCAACCTAGATGCTATCGAACGTCATCTCAAGGCTGGTGTGGTGGAGGTAAATCCTACAACTCTAGTCGCTTCAGGACTCGTCACTTTTTACAAAGGTAAAAAGCCAGTAGTTAAGATTTTGGGTACGGGTGAGCTGACTCGAAAGATCGTGGTCACTTCATGTGCCGTTTCCGCTAGTGCTAAAGCCAAGATTGAGAAAGCGGGAGGTGGAGTAAAATAA
- the rplC gene encoding 50S ribosomal protein L3, with translation MKFTLGTKVNMTQVFDEEGKVYPVTVVKTGPVVVTQVKTKEVDGYEAVQVGFGSKKEKRISRPVKGHIKDLGNFSVLQEVRGPAGELKVGDKVPAEINAGDTVVISSISKSKGFQGVVKRHGFKGGPRSHGQKHSEREPGSIGTAGYQRVFKARRMAGRMGGDRISIKNVTVVSFDQEKGEMLIKGAVPGRRGTLVEIKG, from the coding sequence ATGAAATTCACACTAGGAACAAAAGTAAATATGACTCAAGTCTTCGATGAAGAAGGCAAGGTTTATCCTGTCACCGTCGTCAAGACAGGTCCTGTGGTGGTGACTCAGGTCAAGACCAAAGAAGTTGACGGCTATGAGGCTGTCCAGGTTGGTTTTGGCAGCAAAAAAGAAAAGCGTATCAGTCGACCAGTCAAAGGACACATAAAAGATCTCGGAAACTTCAGCGTTCTCCAAGAAGTGCGAGGTCCAGCTGGTGAGCTCAAAGTGGGCGACAAAGTACCAGCTGAAATCAATGCCGGTGACACGGTCGTCATCTCTTCTATTAGCAAATCAAAAGGTTTTCAAGGTGTGGTCAAGCGACACGGCTTTAAAGGAGGCCCTAGGTCTCACGGTCAAAAACACTCAGAGCGTGAGCCGGGTTCTATTGGTACTGCTGGATATCAGCGAGTCTTCAAGGCTCGTCGTATGGCCGGCAGAATGGGCGGGGATCGCATTAGTATCAAAAATGTCACAGTGGTATCTTTCGATCAAGAAAAAGGTGAAATGCTCATCAAAGGGGCAGTTCCTGGCCGCCGAGGGACTCTTGTCGAAATCAAAGGCTAA
- the rpsS gene encoding 30S ribosomal protein S19, translated as MTRSLKKGPYVDEKLLKKIEGKKPVETGVIRTWARRSQIAPEMVGFIFGVHNGKQHLEVLVTEEMVGHRLGEFSPSKKFLRHGGKMQKEQEAAKKEAEISAAKAAKATTEPAKK; from the coding sequence ATGACCCGATCACTTAAAAAAGGACCATATGTCGATGAAAAACTCCTCAAGAAAATTGAGGGTAAAAAACCTGTAGAAACGGGGGTTATTCGTACATGGGCCCGACGCAGTCAGATCGCTCCCGAGATGGTCGGTTTCATTTTTGGTGTCCACAATGGCAAGCAGCATCTAGAGGTCCTCGTGACCGAAGAAATGGTGGGCCATCGTTTGGGTGAATTTTCTCCAAGCAAAAAATTCTTGCGACACGGAGGAAAGATGCAGAAAGAACAGGAAGCCGCTAAAAAAGAAGCTGAAATCTCAGCTGCTAAAGCCGCAAAAGCTACCACAGAGCCAGCCAAAAAATAA
- the rplN gene encoding 50S ribosomal protein L14, producing MIQPRSIVNIADNSGAKIGRIFKVLGSSKKRYAEIGELVVLSVQKAEPRKQVKKKDVLQAVVVRQKKAFRRKDGSYIRFDENAVVIVDKVKGEPIAGRIFGPIPRELSEKGYQKIASLAPEVV from the coding sequence ATGATACAGCCACGATCAATTGTAAATATTGCAGACAACTCCGGCGCCAAGATCGGACGTATCTTTAAGGTGCTTGGCAGTTCCAAAAAGCGCTACGCTGAGATTGGGGAGCTTGTTGTCCTTTCAGTCCAAAAAGCGGAGCCTCGCAAACAAGTCAAGAAAAAGGATGTTTTACAAGCTGTAGTTGTTCGCCAAAAGAAGGCTTTTCGTCGCAAAGACGGTTCCTACATTCGTTTTGATGAAAATGCAGTGGTTATTGTGGACAAGGTCAAGGGTGAGCCTATTGCCGGTCGCATCTTCGGACCAATTCCTCGCGAGCTTTCCGAGAAAGGCTACCAGAAGATCGCTTCACTTGCCCCAGAAGTCGTCTAG
- a CDS encoding 30S ribosomal protein S5 — MSTPDTETNTNPTEATVAAPAAAPFAAAAAANPTPGLGRGGFRSGGPGRGGDRGGDRGGRGGSRGGPRREPRAKPEFDQKILEIRRVTRVASGGRRFSFSVAIVAGDKKGRVGVGTGKAGDTSLAIEKALKNAKKHMITIKTTSDMSIPHEVSAKYSSARLEIMPAKGKGLVAGSAIRIVLELAGVKDIVAKLLSPSKNQLNIAQATIKALSELKLRTSKATAAPLATATK, encoded by the coding sequence ATGTCTACTCCCGATACAGAAACAAATACAAATCCCACAGAAGCTACAGTAGCTGCACCAGCAGCCGCTCCTTTTGCAGCTGCCGCAGCCGCCAATCCTACTCCAGGCCTAGGAAGAGGGGGTTTTCGTAGTGGTGGCCCAGGAAGAGGGGGTGATCGTGGCGGAGACCGTGGCGGCCGAGGCGGCAGTCGTGGAGGCCCCCGACGAGAGCCTCGTGCCAAGCCCGAGTTTGATCAGAAGATTCTTGAAATCCGCCGCGTGACTCGCGTGGCTTCAGGAGGACGTCGCTTTAGTTTTAGTGTCGCTATTGTGGCTGGGGACAAAAAAGGCCGTGTAGGTGTGGGTACAGGCAAGGCAGGAGATACTTCCTTGGCTATCGAAAAAGCTTTGAAAAATGCCAAGAAACACATGATCACTATTAAAACTACATCAGACATGTCTATCCCTCATGAAGTTTCTGCAAAATATTCAAGCGCTCGCCTTGAAATCATGCCGGCTAAAGGCAAAGGGCTCGTGGCCGGATCAGCTATTCGTATCGTGCTTGAGCTTGCCGGAGTCAAAGACATTGTGGCCAAGCTCCTTTCTCCAAGCAAAAACCAGCTAAACATTGCTCAGGCTACCATAAAAGCGCTTTCAGAATTAAAGCTTCGTACTTCGAAAGCGACCGCAGCCCCTTTGGCAACAGCGACAAAATAA
- the rplP gene encoding 50S ribosomal protein L16, whose protein sequence is MLVPRKVKHRKWHTARKNPKKVGVASRGITLAFGAFGLKATTASRVRSNQLESARKVLSRSASKTGRIWIRVFTDRPYTQKAAEVGMGHGKGDPQGYCFQVKPGHVLFEIDGVEESVAREALRKAGTKLPVKTRIISRAHTLY, encoded by the coding sequence ATGCTCGTCCCACGAAAAGTAAAACATCGAAAATGGCACACCGCCCGCAAGAATCCTAAAAAAGTAGGAGTCGCTTCTCGCGGCATCACTTTGGCCTTCGGAGCTTTTGGTCTCAAAGCCACAACCGCTTCCCGTGTTCGTTCCAATCAGCTGGAATCAGCTCGAAAAGTCCTTTCCCGCTCAGCTTCAAAAACTGGCCGTATTTGGATTCGAGTCTTTACAGATCGTCCTTACACTCAAAAAGCCGCTGAAGTAGGCATGGGTCACGGCAAAGGAGATCCCCAGGGCTATTGTTTTCAGGTAAAGCCAGGGCATGTTCTTTTTGAGATTGACGGGGTAGAGGAGTCGGTCGCCCGCGAAGCTCTCCGAAAGGCTGGTACCAAGCTTCCAGTGAAAACAAGGATTATTAGCCGTGCCCATACTCTCTACTAA
- the rplW gene encoding 50S ribosomal protein L23: MASLSIKKHATQVIRTPHITEKASRAVDAQNVYTFQVEKEATKKSIAKAVTELYKVTPLKVAIVNLPAKTVMSKGKIGSTKAIKKAYVYLKKGDKIDLI; encoded by the coding sequence ATGGCATCACTTTCTATCAAAAAACACGCAACTCAAGTCATCCGCACGCCTCATATTACAGAAAAGGCTAGCCGCGCTGTAGATGCTCAGAATGTCTATACTTTTCAGGTAGAAAAAGAGGCGACCAAAAAAAGCATCGCCAAGGCCGTCACTGAGCTTTACAAAGTGACGCCTCTGAAAGTGGCGATCGTAAATTTGCCTGCCAAGACAGTCATGTCCAAAGGTAAAATTGGTTCAACTAAAGCCATTAAGAAAGCTTACGTGTATTTGAAAAAAGGGGATAAGATTGATTTGATTTAA
- the tuf gene encoding elongation factor Tu, with translation MAEIFDRSKPHVNVGTIGHVDHGKTTLTAAILNVLSRAGKDVKLKGVDQIDSAPEEKARGITIALSHNEYSTDARHYAHIDAPGHADYIKNMITGAAQMDGAILVVAATDGAMPQTREHVLLAKQVGVPKIIVFLNKCDMVDDKDMIDLVEAEIRELLAKQGFDENAPVIRGSALKALEAKDNNDEWSKKVLELADALDNYIPMPVRDTDKPFLMPVEDIFSIEGRGTVVTGRIERGMIKVGEEVEVVGIKPTAKTTVTGIEMFNKQLNEGLAGDNAGILVRGLKKEDITRGQVLAKPGTVTPHTEFESEVYILKKEEGGRHTPFFSGYKPQFYIRTTDVTGEVTLKEGVEMVMPGDTVTFKVKLVAPVALEAQTRFAIREGGKTVGAGVVTKIIA, from the coding sequence ATGGCAGAAATTTTTGATCGATCAAAGCCACACGTTAACGTAGGTACCATTGGGCACGTTGACCACGGCAAGACTACTCTTACAGCGGCTATTTTGAACGTTCTCAGTCGCGCAGGTAAAGATGTAAAACTCAAGGGTGTTGACCAAATTGACTCAGCTCCTGAAGAAAAAGCTCGCGGTATTACTATCGCTCTTTCTCACAACGAGTATTCTACTGATGCTCGACACTATGCTCATATTGATGCCCCAGGTCACGCCGACTATATTAAAAACATGATTACTGGTGCCGCTCAGATGGACGGCGCTATTCTCGTGGTAGCCGCTACTGATGGTGCTATGCCTCAGACTCGTGAACACGTTCTTCTAGCAAAACAGGTGGGTGTGCCAAAGATTATCGTTTTCTTGAACAAGTGCGACATGGTTGACGACAAAGACATGATCGACCTCGTTGAAGCTGAGATCCGTGAGCTTCTCGCAAAGCAAGGTTTTGACGAAAATGCTCCTGTGATCCGTGGCTCTGCTCTCAAGGCTCTTGAAGCCAAGGACAACAATGATGAGTGGTCAAAGAAAGTTCTCGAGCTTGCTGATGCTCTCGACAACTATATTCCAATGCCAGTCCGAGATACTGACAAGCCTTTCCTTATGCCGGTTGAAGACATCTTCTCAATTGAAGGCCGAGGTACTGTGGTTACAGGCCGTATTGAGCGAGGTATGATAAAAGTGGGTGAAGAAGTTGAAGTTGTGGGTATCAAGCCAACAGCTAAAACAACAGTCACAGGTATTGAAATGTTCAATAAACAGCTCAACGAAGGTCTCGCTGGAGACAATGCCGGTATCTTGGTCCGAGGTCTTAAGAAAGAAGATATCACTCGCGGTCAGGTACTTGCAAAACCAGGTACAGTGACTCCTCACACAGAATTCGAATCAGAAGTCTACATTTTGAAAAAAGAAGAAGGTGGACGACACACTCCTTTCTTCTCAGGTTACAAGCCACAGTTTTACATTCGTACAACTGACGTTACAGGTGAAGTGACTTTGAAAGAGGGTGTAGAAATGGTTATGCCAGGAGATACAGTTACATTCAAGGTCAAGCTTGTAGCCCCAGTAGCTCTAGAAGCTCAGACACGTTTTGCTATCCGAGAAGGAGGCAAGACAGTGGGAGCCGGAGTGGTTACAAAAATCATCGCCTAA
- the rpmC gene encoding 50S ribosomal protein L29: MSEYKGKNQKDLIKELTEKKSKLNEFRFAVAGSKAKNVREGRVLRRDIARIMTEISTPSASKK, translated from the coding sequence ATGTCTGAATACAAAGGAAAAAATCAAAAAGACTTAATCAAAGAGCTGACGGAAAAGAAATCAAAGCTCAACGAATTTAGATTTGCTGTAGCCGGCAGTAAAGCTAAAAACGTACGCGAAGGCCGTGTGCTTCGCCGTGATATTGCCCGCATCATGACTGAAATTTCTACCCCTTCAGCTTCCAAAAAATAA
- the rpsH gene encoding 30S ribosomal protein S8 produces MKDSIAELITKLKNANVSGKETVSFPYSKMREQILNTLEKRGFVKAVGKKGKKVNKALEAALVYEDGKSRIQGVSQISKFSKRIYYKVSDIKPVRNGFGALIITTPQGIMTDLEARKAKVGGEPLFKIW; encoded by the coding sequence ATGAAAGACTCAATCGCAGAATTAATCACAAAACTCAAGAATGCCAATGTTTCAGGCAAGGAGACTGTTTCTTTTCCATATTCAAAAATGCGTGAGCAAATTCTCAACACTCTAGAAAAGCGTGGTTTTGTTAAAGCTGTTGGCAAAAAGGGCAAAAAGGTCAATAAGGCGCTTGAGGCAGCCCTTGTCTATGAGGATGGCAAATCCCGCATCCAAGGCGTGTCTCAGATTTCAAAGTTTTCAAAACGCATTTATTACAAAGTATCTGATATCAAGCCTGTGCGAAACGGTTTTGGCGCCTTGATCATCACTACTCCCCAGGGAATCATGACTGATCTCGAAGCTCGCAAAGCTAAAGTCGGAGGTGAGCCTCTCTTTAAAATTTGGTAA
- the rpsJ gene encoding 30S ribosomal protein S10, with amino-acid sequence MRVRAYESKILDASVKQIMDTAIRYDAKILGPIPLPTEIKKYTVNRSAFVYKNAREQFEMRVHKRLIDIVNPSPKIIEALTNMSLPSGVTIDVKMM; translated from the coding sequence ATCCGGGTCCGAGCCTACGAATCAAAAATTCTAGATGCTTCGGTCAAACAAATCATGGATACGGCTATTCGTTATGATGCCAAAATTCTTGGACCTATTCCCTTGCCAACCGAAATTAAAAAGTATACAGTCAATCGCTCGGCCTTCGTGTATAAAAATGCGCGAGAACAGTTTGAAATGCGTGTCCACAAGCGTCTGATTGATATTGTCAATCCTTCACCCAAAATCATTGAAGCTTTGACCAACATGAGTTTGCCTTCCGGCGTGACCATTGATGTCAAGATGATGTAA
- the rplB gene encoding 50S ribosomal protein L2, which yields MKSYKPTSPSRRQMSNISYRDIITATEPHKALTGGFRRAVGRNNQGVVTTRHKGGGHKRSFREIDFTYAKLDIPAILSTIEYDPNRSSFISLVTYKDGEKRYVILPKSLKVGDSFIASEKAEIKAGNRLPLKNIPVGTFVYNIEVKPKGGGKIARSAGNYAEVVAHDEGYAQVKMPSSEVRKLKEDCWATVGEVSNDENRLQNYGKAGRSRWMGIRPTVRGTAQNAVDHPYGGGEGRQGRGRRKAISVYGKPTGKGQKSRTPKKYSNKLIVSRRKVGKK from the coding sequence ATGAAAAGCTATAAACCAACATCTCCATCCCGCCGACAAATGAGCAACATCTCATATCGAGATATTATTACAGCTACTGAGCCCCACAAAGCTCTGACGGGCGGTTTTCGACGCGCAGTGGGCCGCAACAACCAGGGCGTGGTCACCACCCGACACAAAGGGGGAGGACACAAACGCAGTTTCCGAGAGATTGACTTTACTTATGCCAAGCTTGATATACCAGCTATTCTTTCAACTATTGAATACGATCCAAACCGTTCCTCTTTCATTTCCCTTGTGACTTACAAGGATGGTGAAAAACGTTATGTTATATTGCCTAAATCCCTAAAAGTCGGAGACAGTTTCATTGCCTCAGAAAAGGCTGAAATCAAAGCTGGCAATCGTTTACCTCTCAAAAATATTCCCGTCGGTACTTTTGTTTACAATATCGAAGTCAAACCAAAAGGCGGCGGCAAGATTGCCCGCTCTGCCGGAAATTACGCCGAGGTGGTGGCCCACGATGAAGGCTACGCTCAGGTCAAAATGCCATCAAGCGAAGTCCGCAAACTTAAAGAGGATTGCTGGGCCACTGTTGGTGAAGTGTCAAACGATGAAAACCGTCTTCAAAATTACGGAAAAGCCGGACGCAGTCGCTGGATGGGTATCCGTCCTACGGTCCGAGGTACTGCTCAAAACGCCGTTGACCATCCATATGGTGGAGGTGAAGGACGTCAGGGACGAGGTCGCCGCAAAGCCATTTCAGTCTATGGCAAGCCAACAGGCAAGGGTCAGAAGTCTCGGACCCCAAAGAAATATTCAAATAAGCTGATTGTTTCTCGCCGTAAGGTAGGTAAGAAATAA
- the rplD gene encoding 50S ribosomal protein L4 — METKIYSQTGKETGSITLPEEIFGLTWNADLVHQVAHSMKTNMRTPVAHTKTRGEVRGGGKKPWQQKGTGRARHGSTRSPIWVGGGVAHGPRNDKNFDRKVNKKMKSKALFTILSQKLRDGEVMFVDAINFATPKAKEAKAVILNLGKIKGFEKISTKKTNTAYVAVSTKDDSIKRGFSNFKNIELDEVRNLNPLTALQYKYIVIANPTEAIKIFSGKASGKANLNTTKVISKTSTKKATTKK, encoded by the coding sequence ATGGAAACAAAAATCTACAGCCAAACAGGAAAAGAAACAGGCAGCATCACCTTGCCAGAAGAGATTTTTGGTTTGACCTGGAATGCTGACTTGGTCCACCAGGTGGCTCACTCAATGAAGACCAATATGCGTACTCCAGTCGCCCACACCAAGACTCGGGGTGAAGTGCGGGGAGGGGGAAAGAAACCTTGGCAGCAAAAAGGGACTGGCCGCGCCCGACACGGATCCACCCGCTCACCTATCTGGGTAGGTGGAGGTGTCGCTCATGGTCCTCGCAACGACAAAAATTTTGATCGCAAGGTCAATAAAAAAATGAAATCAAAGGCTCTCTTCACCATCCTCTCTCAAAAGCTTCGAGACGGTGAGGTTATGTTTGTAGATGCCATCAATTTTGCCACTCCAAAAGCCAAAGAAGCCAAGGCCGTCATCCTGAATCTTGGAAAAATAAAGGGTTTTGAAAAAATTTCCACCAAGAAGACCAACACAGCGTATGTAGCAGTCTCTACAAAAGATGATTCAATCAAACGTGGTTTTTCCAATTTCAAAAACATCGAGCTCGACGAGGTGCGCAATCTCAACCCATTGACAGCCCTACAGTACAAGTATATTGTCATCGCCAATCCTACCGAGGCCATCAAGATTTTTTCAGGTAAAGCTTCAGGAAAGGCAAATCTGAACACCACAAAAGTAATTTCAAAAACAAGCACAAAGAAGGCAACAACAAAAAAATAA
- a CDS encoding type Z 30S ribosomal protein S14, producing the protein MAKTSTRVRALKTPKFASRVVRRCFRCSRKNAFMRDFGLCRICFREAANEGRIPGIKKSSW; encoded by the coding sequence ATGGCAAAAACATCAACTAGAGTAAGGGCATTAAAAACACCAAAATTCGCGTCTCGCGTGGTGCGACGTTGTTTTCGATGCTCACGAAAAAACGCTTTTATGCGTGATTTTGGGCTTTGCCGTATTTGTTTTCGTGAAGCTGCCAACGAAGGCCGTATCCCGGGCATCAAAAAATCATCTTGGTAA
- the rplV gene encoding 50S ribosomal protein L22 gives MKAALQNYRQSPRKVRLVADVIRGKKASDALKALAFVEKRAAEPVLKLLNSAIANAKANFQLEVEDLMVKEVQVNKGVVLKRIMPRARGSASRINKRSSHVSIILDVAKKAIEKPAKKKVTSTKK, from the coding sequence ATGAAAGCTGCCTTACAAAACTATCGCCAATCACCTCGAAAAGTCCGTCTTGTGGCGGATGTCATTCGTGGAAAAAAAGCCAGTGATGCCCTCAAGGCTCTAGCTTTTGTGGAAAAACGCGCAGCTGAGCCGGTTTTGAAGCTTCTAAACAGTGCTATTGCCAATGCTAAGGCCAATTTTCAGTTAGAGGTTGAGGACTTGATGGTCAAAGAAGTACAGGTCAACAAAGGCGTCGTGCTAAAACGCATTATGCCTCGTGCTCGCGGGTCAGCTTCACGGATCAACAAGCGTTCAAGCCATGTTTCGATTATTTTGGATGTAGCCAAAAAGGCGATAGAAAAGCCTGCTAAAAAGAAAGTAACTTCAACGAAAAAATAA
- the rpsC gene encoding 30S ribosomal protein S3 has protein sequence MSHTVHPYAHRLGIIRDWRSRWFGVNAQYREYLKEDMLLREWLEKKLRGSYVSDIEMERSAKALRIVLKTSRPGMIIGRSGEGAAKLRADIEKYLEKISANSAKIPGSLKKGAQEKKQELKLDIEEVKNPEASSAIVAQMVAEGLEKRMPFRRVMKQMVEKSMASREVQGIKILLSGRLGGADMSRKEELKKGRIPLQTLRADIDFKRYEAHLPYGNIGIKVWIYKGEIFEKDLK, from the coding sequence ATGTCACACACCGTTCACCCTTATGCTCATAGACTTGGTATCATTCGCGATTGGAGATCACGCTGGTTTGGGGTAAACGCACAGTATCGAGAATATTTGAAAGAGGATATGCTTCTTCGCGAATGGCTTGAGAAGAAACTCCGTGGCAGCTACGTCTCTGATATTGAAATGGAGCGCAGTGCCAAAGCTCTACGCATTGTTCTCAAGACTTCACGCCCAGGTATGATTATTGGCCGGTCAGGCGAGGGGGCTGCCAAGCTTCGTGCAGACATTGAAAAGTATCTAGAAAAAATCTCCGCCAATTCTGCCAAAATACCAGGCTCCCTCAAAAAAGGGGCTCAAGAAAAGAAACAAGAGCTCAAGCTAGACATCGAAGAAGTCAAAAATCCAGAAGCCAGCTCAGCTATTGTGGCTCAAATGGTAGCAGAAGGCCTTGAAAAACGTATGCCTTTCCGCCGTGTCATGAAGCAGATGGTAGAAAAATCAATGGCTAGTCGTGAAGTTCAGGGTATTAAGATCTTGCTTTCAGGCCGTCTCGGGGGTGCCGATATGTCCCGAAAAGAAGAGCTTAAGAAAGGTCGTATTCCTCTCCAAACCTTGCGTGCTGATATCGATTTCAAACGATATGAGGCGCATTTGCCGTACGGAAATATTGGCATCAAGGTCTGGATTTACAAAGGTGAAATTTTTGAGAAGGATTTAAAATAA